From Polynucleobacter difficilis, a single genomic window includes:
- a CDS encoding lysylphosphatidylglycerol synthase transmembrane domain-containing protein has protein sequence MSAKSGPASTSPRWKYLLKRSWPTIRVVLSIALLWKATSGIDWAALFASELQIEPLWFVAAFFCLSGAFFCGGLRWGLLMRSVGFEGSIAGYISLYFAGGLINQGLPSTLGGDSYRAIAGSHLKPSGELASSAAEEKKLDTELHQEVSLEEADPTLRLGFAMTFVDRLLGLAGNNLLGGIGLILGGATLAIWGNQLGYAVIAVMVASFLIAAIGLAWGPTRALLQKLLDRFRMNSALPGVRMAFAWPMNIAQALFGMGIHFLTILALGFCLKAYGAEVPIEALMIGLPALSLLLMLPISISGWGLREATLTSVLALWGISPSLTVLGSISYGAMTVLCVLPGAYVLLRRK, from the coding sequence ATGAGTGCAAAATCTGGTCCAGCAAGCACCTCCCCGCGCTGGAAATACCTTCTAAAACGCAGTTGGCCGACCATACGGGTTGTGCTGTCGATTGCCCTGTTATGGAAGGCAACCAGCGGGATTGATTGGGCAGCCTTATTCGCATCCGAATTGCAAATCGAACCCCTATGGTTTGTGGCAGCTTTTTTCTGCCTCAGCGGTGCATTTTTTTGCGGTGGCTTGCGTTGGGGTCTGCTTATGCGCAGCGTCGGTTTTGAGGGCAGCATTGCGGGCTACATCTCCTTGTATTTTGCAGGCGGCCTGATTAATCAAGGCCTTCCCAGTACCTTAGGTGGCGACAGTTACCGCGCCATTGCCGGCAGCCATTTAAAGCCTAGTGGCGAATTGGCTAGCAGTGCCGCTGAAGAAAAAAAACTCGATACCGAATTGCATCAGGAAGTCAGCCTTGAAGAAGCCGATCCGACCTTACGTCTTGGCTTTGCAATGACCTTCGTTGATCGCTTACTCGGACTCGCAGGAAATAATTTACTGGGTGGTATCGGCCTCATTTTAGGCGGGGCTACCTTGGCCATTTGGGGAAATCAGCTCGGCTATGCCGTCATCGCCGTCATGGTCGCTTCATTTTTGATTGCGGCAATTGGATTGGCGTGGGGACCAACGCGCGCGTTACTGCAAAAATTACTGGATCGCTTTCGGATGAATAGCGCATTGCCCGGAGTGCGCATGGCTTTTGCCTGGCCCATGAATATCGCCCAAGCCCTATTTGGTATGGGTATTCATTTTTTAACCATCCTCGCTTTGGGTTTTTGTTTAAAAGCCTATGGCGCCGAAGTGCCGATTGAGGCCCTCATGATCGGCTTGCCTGCCCTAAGCTTATTACTCATGCTACCGATTAGCATTTCTGGTTGGGGATTACGCGAAGCGACCTTGACTTCGGTCTTGGCCTTATGGGGCATTAGCCCTTCATTGACGGTATTAGGCTCCATTAGCTATGGCGCGATGACCGTTTTATGTGTTTTGCCTGGTGCTTACGTCCTTCTCAGGCGAAAATAG
- a CDS encoding 23S rRNA (adenine(2030)-N(6))-methyltransferase RlmJ, whose translation MFSYRHAFHAGSHADILKHLIAIQLLRYLQEKPGALSIVDTHAGAGLYNLQDGFAAISQESAGGIVRLKDYLASTGADVPPSIADYLACVAIENAPESTALYPGSPFILARLLRPQDRLRLFELHPNEIDILRGNINQLHCVKQVDVYSADGFSRLKGLLPPPSRRGLTLIDPSYEDKNDYRNLESCLEEALSRFATGCYAIWYPVIARRESIALPERLKAIAKAHQRAWLCAELRVENAPGERRLQASGMFVFNPPWTLRDHLKDALPILKKALGLDSGAAYTLQSSEA comes from the coding sequence ATGTTTAGCTATCGGCACGCCTTTCATGCAGGCAGTCACGCTGACATTCTGAAGCATTTAATTGCAATTCAATTGCTACGTTACTTACAAGAAAAGCCAGGGGCGCTGTCGATTGTGGATACCCACGCTGGCGCAGGCTTGTACAACTTGCAAGATGGCTTCGCAGCAATTAGTCAAGAATCAGCTGGCGGCATCGTTCGCCTCAAAGACTACCTAGCAAGCACTGGCGCAGATGTGCCGCCCAGCATCGCTGACTACTTGGCCTGCGTTGCGATTGAAAATGCACCGGAAAGTACTGCACTCTATCCAGGCTCGCCCTTTATCTTGGCCCGTTTATTGCGGCCACAGGATCGCCTGCGCCTATTCGAACTGCACCCCAATGAAATTGATATTTTGCGCGGCAATATCAATCAACTCCATTGTGTAAAACAAGTGGATGTGTATTCTGCGGATGGCTTTAGTCGACTCAAAGGGCTGTTACCGCCGCCCAGTCGCCGCGGGCTTACCTTAATTGATCCATCCTATGAGGACAAGAATGATTATCGCAATCTCGAATCGTGCTTAGAGGAAGCGCTTAGCCGTTTTGCGACGGGCTGTTATGCCATCTGGTATCCCGTGATTGCGCGGCGCGAATCAATTGCGTTACCCGAACGACTAAAGGCCATTGCGAAAGCCCACCAACGCGCCTGGCTTTGTGCTGAGTTACGTGTTGAAAACGCCCCCGGCGAACGGCGCTTACAGGCTAGCGGTATGTTTGTATTTAATCCGCCTTGGACTCTGCGCGATCATCTCAAAGATGCATTGCCTATTCTGAAAAAAGCCTTGGGTTTGGATTCTGGTGCTGCGTACACCTTGCAATCAAGCGAAGCGTAA
- a CDS encoding ArnT family glycosyltransferase, which produces MVALAITRCLNFTCAEKYLNLFSAVTSYWKSCSFTGKAGICLAIAALVHLGLGFSFELSVDEAHYLLYAKHMAWSYFDHPPLVGWIQWPLVSLDASTGVLRLVPELLWLISCVLVYIVTSELQRFLQSKTGHTAAAFPPIGSSSFAAVLLVIAAPLPHVLSVGLLPDSILAPLSLGLFWMALRWMQAERNFTLRDWLITGALLGLAGLSKYTAAFTAFALALVVLCPPRKPWINQVGFYLAVLLALLLISPVLYWNWANDWISFKYQLAHGGGGEWLFRRFAGFIGLQLVAFGFLFAVGMIFFLKRYWSKSPTAIVCLLGFFWIPFGIFAWLSGGGGLPHWTTPAWFCLAPFAGIGIASAWATQQRRLIRFIFVLQIALCLIGFGFVLSGGIVSSNPRNNPIADLYGWDQAGKTALALSKTQSVAGIAVQNWTLGSRIAWYARPSPVFILDQRQDQFDVWFGSLKPGSDVIVVNWSAMPYALPVKGAQPDLQAAFAQCQALEQVEVRHLGRVLSHFDFSLCKNWMAKDPN; this is translated from the coding sequence ATGGTCGCACTGGCTATCACGCGCTGTTTGAACTTTACTTGCGCAGAGAAGTACCTTAATTTGTTTTCTGCAGTGACCTCCTACTGGAAGTCCTGTTCATTTACAGGTAAAGCAGGCATTTGCCTTGCAATTGCTGCGCTAGTCCATTTGGGGTTGGGGTTTTCGTTTGAACTCTCGGTGGATGAGGCCCATTACCTGCTCTATGCCAAGCATATGGCCTGGAGTTATTTTGATCATCCGCCCCTAGTAGGCTGGATTCAGTGGCCGCTAGTATCCCTTGATGCCAGCACGGGCGTTTTAAGGCTCGTTCCAGAACTGCTTTGGCTCATCTCGTGCGTTTTGGTTTATATCGTCACCTCTGAATTGCAGCGTTTCTTGCAATCTAAAACAGGACATACCGCTGCAGCATTCCCGCCCATCGGCTCGTCTAGCTTTGCTGCTGTGCTGCTGGTGATTGCGGCGCCACTACCGCATGTCTTATCAGTAGGCTTATTGCCCGATTCCATTCTGGCGCCACTGAGCCTGGGGCTCTTCTGGATGGCTTTGCGCTGGATGCAAGCGGAGCGTAACTTCACCTTGCGTGATTGGCTTATCACCGGCGCTTTGCTCGGCCTTGCAGGCCTGAGCAAATACACTGCCGCCTTCACTGCGTTTGCATTGGCTCTAGTTGTGCTCTGCCCACCCCGCAAGCCCTGGATCAATCAAGTTGGTTTTTATCTCGCCGTGTTGCTTGCGCTGCTACTCATCTCGCCGGTGCTCTACTGGAACTGGGCAAATGATTGGATTTCATTCAAGTATCAACTGGCTCATGGCGGCGGAGGCGAATGGTTGTTTCGTCGCTTTGCAGGCTTCATTGGCTTGCAATTAGTCGCGTTCGGATTCCTCTTTGCTGTGGGCATGATTTTCTTTTTGAAGCGCTATTGGTCCAAATCGCCAACAGCCATCGTTTGTCTGCTCGGTTTTTTTTGGATTCCGTTTGGAATTTTTGCTTGGCTCTCCGGCGGCGGTGGCTTACCGCACTGGACTACACCCGCCTGGTTTTGCTTGGCGCCGTTTGCGGGGATTGGCATTGCTAGTGCATGGGCAACACAACAACGCAGGCTCATTCGATTTATTTTTGTCCTTCAGATTGCGCTGTGCTTGATTGGCTTCGGATTTGTTTTATCGGGCGGTATTGTCAGCAGCAATCCAAGAAACAATCCGATTGCTGATTTATATGGCTGGGATCAGGCAGGCAAAACGGCATTGGCCTTAAGTAAAACCCAGTCGGTTGCTGGTATTGCCGTTCAAAACTGGACCCTGGGTAGTCGCATCGCTTGGTATGCAAGGCCATCCCCTGTCTTTATCTTAGACCAACGCCAAGACCAGTTTGATGTGTGGTTTGGCAGTCTAAAACCGGGCTCTGACGTCATTGTGGTCAATTGGTCTGCAATGCCATACGCCCTTCCAGTAAAAGGCGCTCAACCCGATTTGCAAGCGGCTTTTGCCCAATGCCAAGCCCTAGAGCAGGTTGAAGTAAGGCATCTTGGGCGCGTTCTGTCCCATTTTGACTTTAGTCTGTGCAAAAACTGGATGGCAAAAGATCCGAACTAA
- a CDS encoding phosphatase PAP2 family protein codes for MGTHFSWVAWCVPVVPFGIGAALYFTESQQSTFLAINSVTRLAPDWIWTWITFLGNGWGVFALSFPLLILAPRALSAGIFAGCVAAIISALLKNAFNLPRPAGILQEHEFYRIGEAVFHKAMPSGHTLTAFAIASAYFFIAPAEKRKPFILLFIAASAVAISRNAIGAHWLTDVLVGAGLGIWCGLIGAKLASLLPNKQLLPRSPWPRIIAIGGLASLYVLLNETLDHPLNMPLQYACIALVLLTLILFLQQQSRRRI; via the coding sequence ATGGGCACCCACTTCTCTTGGGTTGCTTGGTGCGTTCCTGTCGTTCCCTTCGGAATCGGTGCCGCGCTGTACTTTACGGAATCACAACAAAGTACATTCCTGGCGATTAATTCAGTCACCCGCTTAGCCCCGGATTGGATTTGGACTTGGATTACATTTTTAGGCAATGGTTGGGGTGTCTTTGCCCTTTCATTTCCCCTCTTAATCCTTGCGCCACGCGCGCTTAGCGCAGGAATCTTTGCAGGCTGCGTTGCCGCCATCATCAGCGCACTACTCAAGAATGCATTTAACCTCCCACGCCCTGCTGGGATCCTGCAGGAGCACGAGTTTTACCGGATTGGCGAAGCGGTGTTTCATAAAGCAATGCCATCGGGTCATACCCTCACAGCCTTTGCAATTGCTAGCGCTTACTTTTTCATAGCTCCTGCAGAAAAACGCAAGCCGTTTATCTTGTTATTCATTGCGGCAAGTGCTGTTGCAATTTCACGTAATGCCATAGGCGCACACTGGCTCACGGATGTGCTTGTTGGTGCGGGGCTCGGCATCTGGTGTGGCTTGATTGGCGCCAAGCTGGCTAGTTTATTGCCAAATAAACAGCTATTACCTCGTAGCCCATGGCCAAGAATCATTGCCATCGGTGGTCTTGCCTCACTCTACGTCCTGCTCAACGAGACCCTGGATCACCCACTGAATATGCCATTGCAATATGCCTGCATCGCCCTCGTATTACTTACGCTGATACTCTTTTTACAACAGCAGTCCCGTAGGCGCATCTAA
- the guaA gene encoding glutamine-hydrolyzing GMP synthase yields MHDKILILDFGSQVTQLIARRVREAKVYSEIHPYDCDPDFIRRFIQEEGGKGIILSGGPNSVTQGESPRAPQIVFELGVPVLGICYGMQTMATQLGGAVASAEALGKAREFGYAEVRAHGHTELLKGIQDFATTQGHGILKVWMSHGDSVTTLPDGFKLMASTDSCPIAGMADEARRFYAFQFHPEVTHTLQGPAILDRFVRTICACRGDWVMGDYISEAVARIQEQVGSDEVILGLSGGVDSSVAAALIHRAIGKQLTCVFVDHGLLRLNEGAMVMEMFARNLGVKVIRVDAEHDFMSKLAGVSDPEAKRKIIGKEFVEVFQTESAKIKNAKWLAQGTIYPDVIESAGKGKKGAHTIKSHHNVGGLPDDMHLQLLEPLRELFKDEVRELGVALGLPREMVYRHPFPGPGLGVRILGEVKQEFANLLRRADAIFIEELRNTIDEASGQSWYDLTSQAFAVFLPVKSVGVMGDGRTYEYVVALRAVQTQDFMTAHWAHLPHELLGKVSNRIINEVRGINRVVFDISGKPPSTIEWE; encoded by the coding sequence ATGCACGATAAGATTCTGATTCTGGATTTTGGCTCGCAAGTCACGCAGCTGATTGCGCGGCGCGTTCGCGAAGCAAAGGTGTATTCCGAGATCCATCCCTACGATTGCGACCCCGACTTTATTCGCCGCTTCATTCAAGAAGAGGGTGGCAAGGGCATTATTCTTTCTGGCGGCCCCAATTCAGTAACGCAGGGTGAGAGCCCACGAGCGCCGCAAATCGTATTTGAATTGGGCGTTCCTGTTCTCGGTATTTGCTACGGCATGCAGACCATGGCAACTCAATTGGGTGGCGCCGTTGCTTCTGCTGAAGCGCTTGGCAAGGCCCGTGAGTTTGGCTACGCTGAAGTGCGTGCCCATGGCCATACCGAGTTACTCAAAGGTATTCAGGATTTTGCGACGACCCAAGGCCACGGCATCCTCAAAGTATGGATGAGCCATGGCGATTCAGTAACGACCTTGCCGGATGGTTTCAAGCTCATGGCATCGACAGACTCTTGTCCGATTGCAGGCATGGCGGATGAAGCTCGGCGTTTCTATGCATTTCAGTTTCATCCGGAGGTAACCCATACCCTGCAAGGGCCGGCCATCTTAGATCGCTTTGTGCGCACGATTTGCGCTTGCCGTGGCGACTGGGTCATGGGCGATTACATTAGTGAAGCCGTGGCCCGCATTCAGGAGCAGGTCGGCAGCGATGAAGTGATCTTAGGCTTATCGGGCGGCGTTGACTCCAGCGTAGCGGCAGCATTAATTCACCGCGCCATTGGTAAGCAACTGACTTGCGTCTTTGTTGACCATGGTCTCTTGCGTCTCAATGAGGGCGCTATGGTCATGGAGATGTTTGCCCGCAATCTCGGAGTCAAAGTCATTCGGGTCGATGCTGAGCACGACTTTATGTCGAAGCTGGCTGGTGTGAGTGACCCCGAAGCCAAGCGCAAAATTATTGGCAAAGAGTTTGTCGAGGTCTTTCAGACTGAGTCGGCCAAAATTAAGAATGCCAAATGGCTTGCCCAAGGAACCATTTACCCCGATGTAATTGAGTCCGCTGGCAAAGGCAAAAAGGGCGCGCATACGATTAAGAGTCATCATAATGTTGGCGGATTGCCGGACGATATGCATTTGCAATTGCTTGAGCCCTTGCGTGAACTGTTTAAAGATGAAGTGCGTGAGCTAGGCGTTGCTTTAGGACTGCCCCGCGAAATGGTCTATCGCCATCCGTTCCCAGGTCCTGGTCTGGGCGTTCGGATTCTGGGTGAAGTGAAGCAAGAGTTTGCCAATTTACTGCGCCGCGCCGATGCCATTTTTATTGAAGAGCTTCGCAATACGATCGATGAAGCGAGCGGCCAGTCATGGTATGACCTTACTAGCCAAGCATTCGCTGTTTTCTTGCCTGTGAAGTCGGTTGGAGTTATGGGCGATGGGCGCACCTACGAATACGTCGTTGCCTTGCGCGCCGTGCAAACCCAAGACTTTATGACGGCCCACTGGGCACACCTGCCTCATGAGTTACTCGGCAAAGTATCGAATCGCATCATCAATGAAGTCCGCGGCATCAACCGAGTGGTCTTTGATATCAGCGGCAAACCCCCCTCGACGATCGAGTGGGAGTGA
- the queD gene encoding 6-carboxytetrahydropterin synthase QueD: MSISTPAITITRRLEFDAGHRIPHHDGQCRHLHGHRYAIELTVSGDVLETPGKADDGMVLDFGDIKRLANEHLVNLWDHAFLVAKEDQAVVAFLASMPNHKTVILDRVPTVENLAHAAFAILEPIFAEAFQGRLRLASIRLYETPNCWADVSQA, encoded by the coding sequence ATGAGTATCTCCACCCCAGCCATCACCATCACCCGCCGGCTTGAGTTTGACGCAGGGCATCGCATTCCACATCACGACGGCCAGTGTCGTCACCTGCATGGGCATCGCTATGCGATTGAGTTGACCGTATCGGGCGATGTGCTTGAGACCCCTGGCAAGGCGGACGATGGCATGGTGCTCGACTTTGGCGACATCAAGCGCCTTGCAAACGAACATCTGGTCAACTTATGGGATCACGCTTTTTTAGTCGCCAAAGAAGATCAGGCAGTAGTCGCATTTTTAGCCAGCATGCCGAACCATAAGACAGTGATATTGGATCGGGTGCCCACAGTCGAAAACCTCGCGCACGCTGCCTTTGCGATCTTGGAACCTATTTTTGCAGAGGCATTTCAAGGGCGGTTGCGTTTAGCCTCCATTCGTTTGTATGAAACCCCCAATTGCTGGGCGGATGTCTCGCAGGCTTAA
- the queE gene encoding 7-carboxy-7-deazaguanine synthase yields MYSVKELFATLQGEGAHAGRAAVFCRFAGCNLWSGREEDRANAVCQFCDTDFVGTDGDGGGKFETALDLAAQIELAWQAAGGASYHRYVVFTGGEPLLQLDSELINALHALHFEIAIETNGTLPVPKGVDWVCVSPKAGSELVVLQADEMKLVVPQAGHDGLDQLLTRFERMDYRHRYIQPMDGPLRSENTAFAVRICQNRPLWRLSLQTHKWIGIR; encoded by the coding sequence ATGTATAGCGTAAAAGAACTTTTTGCTACGTTACAAGGCGAGGGTGCGCATGCTGGTCGTGCAGCCGTTTTTTGCCGTTTTGCAGGATGCAATTTGTGGAGCGGTCGCGAAGAGGATCGTGCCAATGCTGTGTGCCAATTTTGCGATACCGACTTTGTTGGCACGGATGGCGATGGCGGCGGCAAATTTGAGACTGCTCTAGACTTGGCCGCGCAAATTGAGCTTGCTTGGCAGGCAGCGGGTGGCGCTAGCTACCATCGCTATGTCGTCTTTACTGGCGGCGAGCCTTTATTGCAGTTGGATAGCGAATTAATTAATGCACTGCATGCATTGCACTTTGAAATTGCGATTGAGACCAATGGCACGCTGCCTGTACCCAAGGGAGTGGACTGGGTCTGCGTGAGTCCAAAAGCAGGTTCCGAACTAGTGGTCCTGCAGGCCGACGAAATGAAGTTAGTAGTTCCACAAGCAGGCCATGATGGATTGGACCAACTGCTGACGCGGTTTGAGCGAATGGACTATCGTCATCGCTACATTCAGCCCATGGATGGGCCGCTGCGTTCAGAAAACACGGCATTCGCAGTGCGTATTTGCCAAAACAGACCGCTCTGGCGGCTGAGCTTACAAACCCATAAATGGATCGGAATTCGATGA
- a CDS encoding LD-carboxypeptidase: protein MQVQLIAPSGASLDARSPLAGISWLTGQGVSVLNPECTQRVHQRFSGTDAERATELNSLSALPPSTTVMAMRGGYGLHRLLGSIEWQAIHKVVQAGLQICGHSDFTAFHLGLLAKTGGISLAGPMLNYDFGRIEDNQVVAPDPFMWTHFQRAVQERSLSAQVNTGQELSGLGNQTRTSTGMLWGGNLTVLASLIGTPYFPAEQQYQNGILFLEDVNEHPYRIERMLMQLLDAGILAKQSVIMMGGFSAYRLYNNDLGYSLQAAFEAIRNRLPNSIPILTDLPFGHQPNKLTLPVGAIVEIEASDAGYSIQADW from the coding sequence ATGCAAGTGCAGTTGATTGCCCCATCGGGCGCTAGTTTGGATGCACGGAGTCCTTTGGCTGGCATTTCCTGGTTAACCGGGCAGGGTGTATCTGTACTCAATCCGGAGTGCACGCAACGCGTCCACCAGCGTTTTTCAGGCACAGATGCAGAGCGAGCAACCGAACTGAATAGTCTTTCTGCATTACCTCCAAGCACAACAGTGATGGCGATGCGCGGCGGCTATGGATTGCATCGCTTGCTCGGAAGCATTGAGTGGCAGGCAATTCACAAGGTAGTACAGGCTGGCCTGCAGATATGCGGGCACAGTGATTTCACTGCATTTCATTTGGGCTTGCTTGCAAAAACAGGTGGCATCAGCCTGGCTGGACCCATGCTCAATTACGATTTTGGCCGGATTGAAGATAATCAGGTGGTAGCGCCCGATCCATTTATGTGGACCCACTTTCAGCGCGCCGTTCAGGAGCGTAGCCTGAGTGCGCAAGTCAATACAGGCCAAGAGCTCAGCGGCTTAGGAAATCAAACAAGAACCAGTACTGGCATGCTTTGGGGCGGTAACCTAACGGTTCTCGCGAGCTTGATTGGTACGCCTTACTTTCCTGCTGAACAGCAATATCAAAATGGCATTCTTTTTCTGGAGGATGTAAATGAACATCCTTACCGCATTGAGCGCATGCTCATGCAGCTACTTGATGCTGGAATATTGGCAAAGCAAAGCGTAATCATGATGGGTGGATTTTCTGCCTACCGTTTGTATAACAACGATCTTGGCTACAGTTTGCAAGCGGCGTTTGAGGCAATCCGAAACCGTTTGCCGAATTCAATTCCAATTTTGACGGATTTGCCATTTGGGCATCAGCCAAATAAATTGACATTACCCGTAGGGGCCATCGTTGAAATCGAAGCAAGCGATGCCGGCTATTCGATACAGGCCGACTGGTAA
- a CDS encoding glycosyltransferase family 9 protein produces MSISVNTMRAIDHWVGVPLCAIMSPVVALIDVVKGIFTTGPKAPKKLLFIELSEMGSAILVDPAMRNAQARGAELFFLIFKSNQASLTLLNTVKPENIFTIDASSLRTLLVDTITFLIKARMRGIDTVVDLELFSRFTALLTGLCGARRRVGYHIFHGEGLWRGTMLTRKVHYNPHIHITKNFFSLIHAAFATEIEVPFSKIQIRDDEIQLAQAIIDPAVRNAVLERIESLARTADVPYRHGQQRLILINPNASDLLPQRRWSQQRFSELIRAVHARWPADLILITGSPAEFDYVEQVRRVAEVKVAINFAGQVKFGELPALYTLSDVMVTNDSGPGHFSAVTALRTVVLFGPETPALYGSIGNSIAITANLACSPCVSAANHRKTPCQNNVCMQAITVADVLAKVEVQLDAADRAR; encoded by the coding sequence ATGAGCATTAGCGTCAATACCATGCGTGCCATCGACCATTGGGTCGGCGTGCCACTGTGCGCGATCATGAGTCCAGTAGTGGCACTCATTGATGTCGTGAAGGGAATTTTTACTACCGGCCCCAAGGCACCAAAAAAACTCCTCTTTATTGAACTCTCCGAAATGGGTAGCGCAATCTTGGTGGACCCCGCCATGCGCAATGCCCAAGCGCGCGGTGCTGAGCTTTTCTTCCTGATCTTCAAAAGCAATCAGGCCAGTCTGACTTTGCTAAATACAGTCAAGCCTGAAAATATTTTCACGATCGATGCCTCTAGCCTGAGAACATTGCTTGTCGATACGATCACCTTTTTGATTAAGGCGCGCATGCGTGGTATCGATACCGTAGTCGACTTGGAATTGTTCTCCCGCTTTACCGCCTTACTAACGGGTCTATGTGGCGCTCGTAGACGTGTGGGTTATCACATCTTCCATGGCGAGGGATTATGGCGTGGCACGATGCTTACCCGTAAAGTGCACTACAACCCACACATTCACATTACCAAGAATTTCTTTTCCTTAATTCATGCGGCCTTTGCCACTGAAATCGAAGTACCATTTAGCAAGATTCAGATTCGCGATGACGAAATTCAGTTAGCACAGGCAATCATTGATCCGGCCGTACGTAATGCGGTATTGGAGCGCATTGAGTCTTTGGCCCGCACTGCCGATGTACCTTATCGTCATGGCCAGCAGCGCCTCATCCTGATCAATCCTAACGCTAGCGATCTATTGCCACAGCGGCGTTGGTCACAGCAGCGCTTTTCGGAGCTCATCCGCGCAGTGCATGCCCGTTGGCCGGCTGACTTAATCTTAATTACGGGATCTCCTGCTGAATTTGATTACGTTGAACAGGTACGCCGCGTTGCCGAAGTGAAAGTAGCGATTAATTTTGCTGGGCAGGTTAAGTTTGGCGAATTGCCTGCGCTGTATACCCTATCCGATGTCATGGTCACGAATGATTCTGGGCCAGGTCACTTTTCTGCTGTCACTGCACTGCGCACTGTTGTTTTATTTGGACCTGAGACGCCGGCGCTGTATGGCTCAATTGGTAATTCGATTGCCATTACTGCTAACTTGGCGTGTTCACCCTGCGTCAGCGCTGCCAATCACCGTAAAACACCGTGCCAAAATAATGTCTGCATGCAAGCCATTACGGTGGCCGATGTTCTTGCGAAGGTAGAAGTCCAGTTGGACGCTGCCGATCGAGCGCGCTAA
- the tadA gene encoding tRNA adenosine(34) deaminase TadA, producing the protein MQAELDQQFMALAIEQANCAALAGEVPVGAVIVRNGQVLAKAFNQPIGLHDPSAHAEMLALRAAGQSEGNYRLPGTTLYVTLEPCAMCAGAMLHARVERVVYGAPDPKTGAAGSALNLFANPQINHQTQAEGGVLAEECGHVLKRFFKERR; encoded by the coding sequence ATGCAGGCCGAACTCGATCAGCAATTCATGGCGCTAGCCATAGAGCAGGCCAACTGTGCCGCTTTAGCTGGTGAAGTTCCGGTCGGCGCCGTAATAGTCCGCAATGGGCAGGTCTTGGCAAAAGCCTTTAATCAACCCATTGGATTGCATGACCCCAGCGCCCATGCTGAGATGTTGGCGTTGCGCGCTGCAGGACAGAGTGAAGGCAATTACCGCTTGCCTGGAACGACGCTGTATGTCACTCTAGAGCCGTGTGCGATGTGTGCAGGAGCGATGCTGCATGCACGAGTGGAGCGTGTTGTTTATGGGGCCCCCGACCCTAAAACGGGCGCTGCCGGAAGCGCGCTGAATTTGTTTGCTAACCCGCAAATCAATCACCAAACCCAGGCTGAGGGCGGTGTCCTAGCGGAAGAATGTGGCCACGTTTTAAAACGCTTTTTTAAGGAGCGCCGTTAA